In Levilactobacillus brevis, a single genomic region encodes these proteins:
- a CDS encoding ISL3 family transposase, protein MNPLEVKGPLKVQALLDYRPKACTKCGVLNQKSIIKYGWRWTTVKLPQAVERDVKLHLKKRNFKCKQCHQYFLAETSLVQRNHTISNVSRISCLVKLSETVSMRHIANELNISSTSVLRIMRSYQPDIKTNYSWLPAVINMDEVKSTKDAKGAMSFVFMDGMRNEFIDILESRTLYDLEKYFNRYTKAAREGVKIIVTDMNYTYPQLTETVFPNAIVVTDRFHIVSSIMRGFNRVRVRIMKSYANSNIKHKILKRYWKLLLKPNEKLNFNVYHNFTHLSGINTENSTVDYILSFNDELRQAYELLQTVRRAVKYRHTSKLVTILDKKNDYSEELETPLNTLREHQESVYNALKYNYSNGPMEGINNKIKVIKRVSYGFGCFSSFRLRIHLVFGIKKAA, encoded by the coding sequence ATGAATCCCTTAGAAGTAAAGGGACCACTCAAGGTACAGGCACTTTTAGACTACCGTCCAAAAGCTTGTACTAAATGTGGCGTTTTGAACCAGAAGAGCATTATCAAATACGGTTGGCGTTGGACCACGGTTAAACTCCCACAAGCCGTTGAACGAGACGTTAAACTTCACCTTAAAAAACGTAATTTCAAGTGTAAGCAATGCCATCAATACTTTCTGGCAGAAACGTCGTTAGTTCAGCGAAACCACACCATCTCTAACGTCAGCCGGATCTCGTGTTTAGTAAAGCTCAGTGAGACGGTTTCAATGCGACATATCGCAAACGAATTAAACATTTCGAGTACGAGTGTTTTACGAATCATGCGTAGCTACCAACCGGATATTAAGACAAATTACAGCTGGTTGCCAGCAGTTATTAATATGGATGAAGTCAAGTCTACCAAAGATGCCAAAGGTGCAATGAGCTTTGTCTTTATGGACGGTATGCGAAACGAATTTATCGATATCCTTGAATCACGAACCCTGTATGATCTCGAAAAATACTTCAATCGATATACTAAGGCTGCGCGAGAAGGCGTGAAAATCATTGTGACAGATATGAATTACACGTATCCGCAATTGACAGAAACCGTTTTTCCAAACGCGATTGTGGTAACCGATAGGTTCCACATCGTGAGTTCTATAATGCGTGGTTTCAATCGTGTGAGAGTTCGTATAATGAAGTCCTATGCCAATTCAAATATCAAACATAAGATCTTAAAACGATACTGGAAACTACTCTTAAAACCTAATGAAAAGCTGAACTTCAACGTCTATCATAATTTCACTCATCTCTCAGGAATTAATACTGAGAATAGTACGGTCGATTACATTCTCAGCTTCAATGATGAATTACGCCAAGCGTATGAGCTTTTACAGACCGTTCGGCGAGCCGTCAAGTATCGTCACACGTCCAAACTAGTAACCATTCTAGACAAGAAGAATGATTACTCCGAAGAGCTTGAAACACCGTTAAATACGTTGAGAGAACACCAAGAATCTGTGTACAATGCGCTAAAATACAATTATTCTAATGGACCAATGGAAGGTATCAATAATAAAATCAAAGTAATCAAGCGAGTCAGCTACGGATTCGGTTGTTTTAGTAGCTTTAGATTAAGGATTCATCTAGTATTCGGAATTAAAAAGGCTGCCTAA
- a CDS encoding IS30 family transposase, which produces MSSYKHLTLKDRECILLGVTLNDSYQVIAEKIGCSKATVSREVTRNGGRDAYSAVKAQESYQRRRLKSRRPRLLTDLKLRDFVLRCIVQYQWSPEQISGRLLHENSGWRISYNTIYRGIERDNLGIKRKSRGARGFARKLRHRGKTRKVKGTINERRGRFNDVPSVHERPVSCDNRSWFGHWEGDTVRGKTGRSALVTLVDRKSRYLLSQRVSKVNAKNVTQAMIDLLHTVTPKRVRTLTPDRGTEFARYREISQELGIPVYFPDPHAPQQRGTNENTNGLIREYFPKGTDLDQLTDQDICQFIETLNNRPRKVLGWKSPSEIFFGIKLRLT; this is translated from the coding sequence ATGAGTTCGTACAAACATCTTACCTTAAAAGACCGAGAATGCATACTGTTAGGCGTCACTTTAAACGATAGCTATCAAGTTATTGCGGAGAAAATTGGCTGTTCTAAAGCCACTGTATCACGTGAAGTTACACGCAATGGCGGTCGTGATGCATACTCAGCTGTCAAAGCACAAGAGAGCTACCAAAGGCGCCGACTGAAGAGCCGCCGTCCTAGACTCCTAACTGACCTGAAATTACGAGATTTTGTCCTTCGCTGCATCGTTCAATACCAATGGTCTCCCGAACAAATCTCAGGGCGTTTACTTCACGAAAATAGTGGATGGCGAATTAGTTACAACACCATTTATCGCGGAATTGAACGTGATAATTTGGGAATTAAACGTAAGAGTCGTGGCGCTCGTGGTTTTGCCCGTAAACTCCGCCATCGTGGCAAAACTCGCAAGGTCAAAGGAACAATCAATGAACGACGGGGGCGGTTTAATGATGTTCCTTCAGTCCATGAGCGGCCAGTGTCGTGTGATAACCGGAGCTGGTTTGGCCATTGGGAAGGTGACACCGTTCGAGGTAAGACTGGACGTTCAGCTTTAGTTACGTTGGTGGACCGTAAATCACGTTACTTACTATCTCAACGAGTTTCCAAAGTAAACGCCAAGAACGTTACACAAGCTATGATTGACTTATTGCATACTGTGACGCCCAAACGAGTTCGTACGCTTACGCCGGATCGTGGGACTGAATTCGCAAGATATCGTGAAATTAGTCAAGAGCTAGGTATTCCGGTCTATTTTCCAGATCCACACGCACCACAGCAACGGGGAACTAACGAGAATACAAATGGTCTTATTCGTGAGTATTTCCCAAAAGGAACTGATTTAGATCAACTCACTGACCAAGATATTTGTCAGTTCATTGAAACATTAAATAACCGACCACGTAAGGTCTTAGGCTGGAAGAGTCCATCAGAAATTTTCTTTGGAATAAAGTTGCGCTTGACTTGA